The proteins below are encoded in one region of Triticum aestivum cultivar Chinese Spring chromosome 1B, IWGSC CS RefSeq v2.1, whole genome shotgun sequence:
- the LOC123094076 gene encoding BTB/POZ and MATH domain-containing protein 1-like, with translation MSNSSPSSASAIVAKAATGWHDLKIEGHSLTKGLGIGEFIRSETFVIAGHRWRIRYYPDGAASDDADWIDVYVHRENNTDGKYIMVKLHINILDHDGEPVHALGKRSNRFDRCGPQDAVGFDRLAKRRDLEESRYLKDDCFSIRCHLTVRNEIRTFKRQSSATTLVTAVPPSNLHRHLLDLLTSQQGHDMSFKVGGETFPAHRYIVAARSPVFMAELLGPMKEKAAACIRIDGMEAKVFKAMLHFIYADSLPKIDEDENVEMAQHLLVAADRYNLERLKLMCEETLCKSISKDTAATTLALAEQHGCDGLKKSCFEFLASVDNLKAVMASDGFAHLKSSCPSILEVLVTNLAR, from the coding sequence ATGTCAAACTCCTCTCCGTCCTCCGCGTCGGCCATTGTCGCCAAGGCTGCGACCGGGTGGCACGACCTCAAGATCGAGGGGCACTCCCTGACGAAGGGGCTCGGTATCGGCGAGTTCATCAGATCGGAGACCTTTGTCATCGCAGGCCATCGCTGGCGTATCAGATATTACCCCGACGGCGCGGCTTCGGACGACGCCGACTGGATTGATGTCTATGTGCATCGCGAGAACAACACCGACGGCAAGTACATCATGGTGAAACTCCACATCAATATACTTGACCACGACGGAGAACCGGTGCATGCTCTCGGCAAGAGAAGCAATCGGTTTGATAGATGCGGTCCCCAAGATGCAGTAGGATTTGACAGACTCGCCAAAAGGAGGGATTTGGAGGAATCGAGGTATCTCAAGGACGATTGTTTCAGCATCAGGTGTCACCTCACCGTCAGGAATGAGATCCGCACCTTCAAGAGACAGTCTAGCGCAACGACCTTGGTCACCGCCGTACCGCCGTCCAACTTGCACCGGCACCTGCTCGACCTCCTCACGAGCCAACAGGGACATGACATGTCTTTCAAGGTGGGTGGTGAAACGTTCCCCGCGCATAGGTACATCGTCGCTGCTCGGTCCCCGGTCTTCATGGCGGAGCTCTTGGGTCCTATGAAAGAGAAGGCGGCAGCCTGCATACGGATTGATGGCATGGAAGCCAAAGTCTTCAAGGCGATGCTTCACTTCATCTACGCTGACTCATTGCCTAAGATTGACGAGGACGAAAATGTAGAGATGGCACAGCATCTACTTGTCGCCGCGGATAGGTATAACCTCGAGAGGCTCAAGTTGATGTGCGAAGAGACATTGTGCAAGTCCATCAGCAAAGACACGGCGGCAACTACATTGGCGTTGGCTGAACAGCATGGCTGTGATGGTCTCAAGAAGTCATGCTTCGAGTTCCTTGCTTCTGTTGACAACCTCAAGGCAGTCATGGCAAGTGATGGCTTTGCACATCTGAAGAGCAGCTGCCCCTCCATCCTAGAGGTGCTGGTCACCAATCTAGCTCGCTGA